The following nucleotide sequence is from Coleofasciculaceae cyanobacterium.
TAATTGGAAAGAACAGTTCGGTCGTGTAATTATTGAATCAATGGCTTGCGGTACACCAGTAATCGGTTCAAATTCTGGAGAAATTCCTTATTTAATTGAAGCTACTGGCGGTGGCTTGACATTTCCCGAGGCGCAACCTGAAGCCTTAGCACGACAATTAAGTAAGTTAGTTGAAGATCGAGATCTACGCTCGGATCTCGGTCAAAAAGGTCATCAAGCAGTAGTAGAAAATTATACTAATAGCACATTAGTCCGAGGTTTTGCTGCGACTATTGAAAAAGTGGTAGAAGCAGAGAAAAAGTGAGACGTACTACTATAAAATAATTAGATCTGCTCGGTGTACAAAAAGTGAGGGTTTCAATTGAGTTATGCCTTTAACCTTACATAAGCCAGTAAAAACCTCAATACATATTGAGAAATAACTAAGATTTCAATAAGGCAATAATAGATGAAAATTTTGTTTTTAGATCAAAGTGGCAGTTTAGGCGGAGCAGAATTATGTCTTCTGGATCTTGCTAAATTTTATCAAGATTCTTGTCTAGTTGGTCTATTTGTTGATGGTTCGTTTAAAGAAGCTTTGGATAACCATCAAATTGCCGTTCGCATTTTGTCAACTCAGCAACTGGGAATCCGCAAAGATAGCAATTTTTGGCAAAGTATTAGTAATGTCGGGCAAATTATCCCTTTAATTAACAAAGTTATTCAACTTAGTCGCACTTATGACTTAATCTACTCTAATACTCAAAAAGCATTAGTTGTCGGTGCGATCGCTAGTTTTCTTACTAAAAAACCTCTAATTTATCATTTACACGATATTCTCTCGACCGAGCATTTTAGTCGCACTAATCAACAAATAGCAGTATTCTTTGCTAATCGCTTTGCTTCATTAGTTGTTGCCAACTCTCAAGCTAGCAAAACTGCTTTTATCACCGCAGGAGGAAAAGAGGAATTAGTTGAAGTAGTTTATAATGGCTTCGATCTAGAACAATATCAGATCGATGAATATCGCGTTAGCCAATTGAAACACCAGCTTAGTTTAGAGGGGCAATATATCATCGGTCATTTTAGCCGTCTCTCTCCCTGGAAAGGTCAGCATATTTTAATCGAAGCACTCACCCATTGTCCCCAAGCTACAGCAATTTTGGTGGGGGATGCCTTGTTTGGAGAAGAGGAATATGTAAAGCAATTACACGAACAAGTAGAGCGATTGCAATTAGGCGATCGCGTCCGTTTTCTGGGCTTTAGGACGGATATTCCCGAGCTAATGTCAATGTGCGATCTAATCGTTCACACTTCCACTGCCCCCGAACCTTTTGGACGAGTTATTGTCGAAGCAATGCTTTGTGGTAAACCGATTGTAGCTAGCGCAGCAGGAGGGGCAATAGAGTTAATCCAAAACAACCATACAGGATGGTTGACGACCCCAGGAAATATTTTGCAGCTAGCAGAAATTATCAATCAATGTTTTCAACAACCTGATATAACTAAAAAGATTGCCCAAGCTGGAAAAATTGCTGCTATCCAACGTTTTAAATTATCTGCAATCGAACAGCAAATTGACAATTTATTATGCCAAAAGATAAATAATTAAATTTAATTTTAAGAAAAATATTTCAAAGTCTTATTTTAAATTGTTTTAGCTGTTTAAGTGTACATTATCTTTAAAAGTTTTCTCTTTAATCTTGTCAAAATCTATTAATAAAGACATAATAGTGATGATTTTGTGGGGATTAGATGATCTGCCCGACATTACTATTTCTTGACAGCAAATTCTTTTGCAGCTAAAGGAGATAAATACTAATGAAAATTAGTAGAATGCTTAGGCCAATTGTCTTGCT
It contains:
- a CDS encoding glycosyltransferase family 4 protein, with protein sequence MKILFLDQSGSLGGAELCLLDLAKFYQDSCLVGLFVDGSFKEALDNHQIAVRILSTQQLGIRKDSNFWQSISNVGQIIPLINKVIQLSRTYDLIYSNTQKALVVGAIASFLTKKPLIYHLHDILSTEHFSRTNQQIAVFFANRFASLVVANSQASKTAFITAGGKEELVEVVYNGFDLEQYQIDEYRVSQLKHQLSLEGQYIIGHFSRLSPWKGQHILIEALTHCPQATAILVGDALFGEEEYVKQLHEQVERLQLGDRVRFLGFRTDIPELMSMCDLIVHTSTAPEPFGRVIVEAMLCGKPIVASAAGGAIELIQNNHTGWLTTPGNILQLAEIINQCFQQPDITKKIAQAGKIAAIQRFKLSAIEQQIDNLLCQKINN